One Camelus ferus isolate YT-003-E chromosome 27, BCGSAC_Cfer_1.0, whole genome shotgun sequence DNA window includes the following coding sequences:
- the ZFAND6 gene encoding AN1-type zinc finger protein 6, producing MAQETNHSQVPMLCSTGCGFYGNPRTNGMCSVCYKEHLQRQNSSNGRISPPAPSVSSLSESLPVQCTDGSVPEAQSSLDSTSSSMQPSPVSNQSLLSESVASSQVDSTSVDKAIPETEDLQASVSDTAQQPSEEQSKSLEKPKQKKNRCFMCRKKVGLTGFECRCGNVYCGVHRYSDVHNCSYNYKADAAEKIRKENPVVVGEKIQKI from the exons ATGGCTCAAGAAACTAATCACAGCCAAGTGCCTATGCTTTGTTCCACTGGCTGCGGATTTTATGGAAACCCTCGTACAAATGGCATGTGTTCAGTATGCTATAAAGAACATCTTCAAAGACAGAATAGTAGTAATGGTAGAATAAGCCCACCTG CACCTTCTGTCAGTAGTCTGTCTGAGTCTCTACCAGTTCAGTGCACAGATGGCAGTGTTCCAGAAGCTCAGTCATCGTTAGACTCTACATCTTCATCTATGCAGCCAAG cCCTGTATCAAATCAGTCACTTTTATCAGAATCTGTAGCATCTTCTCAAGTGGACAGTACATCTGTGGACAAAGCAATACCTGAAACAGAAGACCTGCAAG CTTCAGTATCAGATACGGCACAGCAGCCATCTGAAGAGCAAAGCAAGTCTcttgaaaaaccaaaacaaaaaaagaatcgCTGTTTCATGTGCAGGAAGAAAGTAGGACTTACTG GGTTTGAATGCCGGTGTGGAAATGTTTACTGTGGCGTACACCGTTACTCAGATGTACACAATTGCTCTTACAATTACAAAGCTGATGCTGctgagaaaatcagaaaagaaaatccagtaGTTGTTGGTGAAAAGATCCAGAAGATTTGA